The following are encoded in a window of Chionomys nivalis chromosome X, mChiNiv1.1, whole genome shotgun sequence genomic DNA:
- the LOC130867882 gene encoding CCHC-type zinc finger nucleic acid binding protein-like yields the protein MSSNECLKCGQSGHWARECLTGGSRSRGMRSRGRVVFSSDRGFQLVSSFLPDICYRCGESGHLAKDCDLQEDEACYNCGRGGHIAKDCKEPKREREQCCYSCGKPGYLARDCDHADEQKCYSCGEFGHIQKDCTKVKCYRCGETGHVAINCSKTSEVNCYRCGESGHLARECTIEATA from the coding sequence ATGAGCAGCAACGAATGCCTCAAGTGTGGACAATCTGGCCACTGGGCCAGGGAGTGCCTTACTGGTGGAAGTCGGAGTCGTGGAATGAGAAGCCGTGGCAGAGTTGTTTTTTCTTCGGATAGAGGGTTCCAGTTAGTTTCCTCATTTCTTCCTGATATCTGTTACCGCTGTGGTGAGTCTGGTCATCTTGCCAAGGATTGTGATCTTCAGGAGGATGAAGCCTGCTATAACTGCGGTAGAGGTGGCCACATTGCCAAGGACTGCAAGGAGCccaagagagagcgagagcaatGCTGCTACAGCTGTGGCAAGCCAGGCTATCTGGCCCGTGACTGTGACCACGCGGATGAGCAGAAGTGCTACTCTTGTGGTGAATTTGGACATATTCAAAAAGACTGCACCAAGGTGAAGTGCTATAGGTGTGGTGAAACTGGTCATGTAGCCATCAATTGCAGCAAGACAAGTGAAGTCAACTGTTACCGCTGTGGCGAGTCAGGGCATCTTGCACGGGAATGCACAATTGAGGCTACAGcctaa